In Vitis riparia cultivar Riparia Gloire de Montpellier isolate 1030 chromosome 19, EGFV_Vit.rip_1.0, whole genome shotgun sequence, the following proteins share a genomic window:
- the LOC117908313 gene encoding transcription factor JUNGBRUNNEN 1-like: MDADKEDDQFLLPGFRFHPTDEELVSFYLRKKIEKKLTAIELIKQIDIYKYDPWDLAKNSRTVTDKEWYFFCKRGRKYRNSVRPNRVTGSGFWKATGIDKPIYSVEEGHSRGDCIGLKKSLVYYCGSAGKGTKTDWMMHEFRLPADQKNATLPTAKAADQEAEVWTLCRIFKRNVPHRRYTPDWREVPAKRNPTNSKPETCDMSPENWEGYVSSGAPVSLHKGKKPVGSHIYEGNPLPAGQVSSIVQGSQPESCSSSILSNDAREFFAHGNWDEIVSFMELSFDPSSINNFKIMH, translated from the exons ATGGATGCTGATAAAGAAGATGATCAATTTTTGTTGCCAGGGTTTCGGTTTCATCCCACCGATGAAGAGCTAGTGTCCTTTTATCTTCGCAAAAAGATCGAGAAGAAGCTGACCGCTATTGAGCTTATAAAACAGATTGACATCTACAAATATGACCCCTGGGATCTTGCAA AAAATAGCCGGACTGTTACAGACAAAGAGTGgtatttcttttgcaaaagaGGGAGAAAATATAGGAATAGCGTAAGGCCCAATAGAGTCACGGGGTCTGGATTTTGGAAAGCAACCGGCATAGACAAGCCAATATATTCTGTTGAAGAAGGACACAGCCGCGGTGACTGCATTGGGTTAAAGAAATCATTAGTGTACTATTGTGGAAGTGCAGGAAAAGGCACCAAAACTGATTGGATGATGCATGAGTTCCGCCTCCCCGCAGACCAGAAAAATGCTACTCTTCCCACTGCCAAGGCTGCTGATCAAGAAGCT GAAGTATGGACACTTTGTCGAATTTTTAAGCGAAATGTGCCACATAGAAGGTACACACCAGATTGGAGAGAAGTACCTGCTAAACGCAACCCAACGAATTCAAAACCTGAAACATGTGATATGAGTCCAGAAAATTGGGAAGGCTACGTTAGTTCTGGGGCTCCGGTTTCTCTTCATAAAGGGAAGAAGCCTGTTGGTAGTCACATTTATGAAGGGAACCCACTGCCCGCAGGCCAGGTGAGCTCGATTGTTCAAGGTTCACAACCAGAGTCATGTTCATCAAGCATTTTGAGTAACGATGCTAGGGAGTTCTTTGCACATGGAAATTGGGATGAGATCGTATCATTCATGGAGCTTTCTTTTGATCCATcatctataaataattttaaaattatgcatTAG